The genomic stretch ATCATAAGGTCTTGCCCACAGGTCTTGCCCGAAGCCCGAACCCGACAGGCAAACTCTCTCGTCACCTTGCGCTTCGCGACGACAGCCGTTCTTCAGCCCGGAGATGACGGCCTAAGTTCTTCGGAAAACGCGGGTTGTGCCGGCCTACTACCACCAGCCCTTTGCATTGTCGTATTTCTATCTTCTTATCCTTACGATGGTTACGATATTTTGGTTGCTGGCGGTTTTGCCTGACGCATTTGAGCCTGTCTGGCAGGGGGAGTGACTCCCCCACTCAGTTGCTGGTCGATTCGCGACTCTGTTCTAAGTCTCATTCACAAAGTGGGTTACGATGTGAGTGTTGCCCCCGGTTGCACTGTTAGACACTGGCTCAAGTGGCCGCACATCCGGGTTCTAAGTGTTGTGGCTATGGCTTTGTTAACCATCCTACAGAGTCGGATTCGCAGTCGAACTCCGAGTCCTTGCGGCAGTTCCAATACGAGAATCGTCCGGTATGTCCCTAGTGACTCTACAATGAGCCTTACCCCTGCGTCGTGGTGTGTACGCGAGCTAGTTCATTACCGGACATCCGGACGTTCTTGTCCGTATAGTCGTTGCAAACGCCGATTGACAGGGGCTGAGCCAGTTCTATAATTGCCGGGTAAGGAGCCGTCGAGCCAGGGTCGAGACAGGAATCGGCACACTGACTGCGCCAGTAAGAACCAGGATTCGACGGACAGGCAGGGCGATTAGCTCAGTTGGCTAGAGCGCCTCCCTTACAAGGAGGAGGTCATCTGTTCAATTCAGATATCGCCCAGTTCTGCTGGCGGCGTTGAAGTGCCTTGACGCAAGGGAACAGGTCCAGCCAGGGGGAGTCCGGTATCCGGACATGCTATTACCCTGAGGCGACAGGGGTTAGCCTGAAGCGAGGTTCGTATCCCGTGAATCTCCAAGCCACTTGCTGCTGTCTAATGGAGCTAGAGAAGTGCGAATGGCTGTCCGGTTTGCCTTCTCTTTCCAATCTGAGCCACATGGCTCAGTAAGACTCGCACAGAGCAAGCCGGATCTGATACGATACTTGCCTATCGGACCGGCTCAGAAGGAGAAGAGGTTCTTGTTCAATAAGGAGGAACAATGAAGGTAAAACCACTGCAGGACAGAATTCTGGTTGAGCGAGTCGAAGAGGAAGTGAAGAAGGGCGGTATCATCATTCCCGACACGGCAAAGGAGAAGCCGCAGAAGGGTAAGGTGATTGCCGTCGGTCCGGGCCGGATTGATGACAACGGCAAACGGATACCGATGGACGTCCAGAAGGGCGACTACATCCTCTTCGGCAAGTACTCAGGTAACGAAATCCGAATTGACGACAAAGAGTACCTGATCATGCGCGAGGAAGATGTCCTCGCAATAGTTGAGAAGGAAAAGTAGAGAGGAGTGAAGCATGCCGGCAAAAGACCTGAAGTTTGAAGACGAAGCAAGACGCGCGATTCTGCGCGGAGTAGAAAAGCTTGCCCACGCTGTCAAGGTCACGCTCGGACCAAAGGGCCACAACGTAGTGATTGATAAGAAGTGGGGAGCCCCGACCGTGACAAAGGACGGCGTAACGGTAGCTAAGGAGGTGGAGCTCGAGGACAAGTTCGAGAACATGGGCGCCCAGATGATAAAGGAGGTGGCGTCCAAGACCTCGGATGTTGCCGGAGACGGTACCACGACCGCTACCATCCTCGCCGAAGCAATTTACCGCGAGGGGCTGAAGAACGTTACCGCTGGCGCCAACTCGATGGCTCTGAAACGAGGCATTGACAAGGCGGTTGATGCTGCGGTCGCCGAGCTCAAGAAGATGTCAAAGAAGACAACCGGCCGCGATGAGATAATGCAGGTGGCGGCCATTTCCGCGAACAACGACAAGGAAATCGGCAAGCTTATTGCTGACGCGATGGAGAAGGTCGGCAAGGAGGGCGTCATCACGGTCGAAGAGGCAAAGGCGATGGAGACGACGCTTGAGGTCGTCGAGGGGATGCAGTTCGACCGCGGATACCAGTCGCCCTACTTCGCCCTTGAGCCGGGCACGACCACACCTCAGAACCAGAAGATGGAGGCCATCCTTGAGGATGCGCTTGTCCTGCTCTACGAGAAGAAGATAACATCGATGCGTGACCTTCTGCCTGTGCTGGAGAAGGTCGCCCAAAAAGGCAGGCCGATTCTCGTCGTTGCCGAGGAGGTCGAGGGTGAAGCTCTTGCCGGCCTGGTTGTCAACCACATCAAGGGTACGCTGCGTTGCTGCGCAGTGAAGGCGCCCGGATACGGTGACCGCAGACGGGCGATGCTTGAGGATATCGCGGTCCTGACCGGCGGCAAGCTCATCTCCGAAGATTTGGGAATCAAGCTTGAAAATGTCCAGATTTCGGATATGGGCGTAGCCAAGCGGGTCGTCGTTGATAAGGAGAACACGACGATTGTCGAGGGCGCGGGCAAGAAGGCCGATATCACCGCAAGAATCGAGCAGATTCGCCGCCAGATTGAGGAAACCAAGTCTGACTACGACCGCGAGAAGCTTCAGGAAAGACTTGCCAAGCTCGCCGGTGGCGTTGCGGTCATCAATGTTGGCGCGGCGACCGAGGTCGAAATGAAGCAGAAGAAGGCCCTGGTTGAGGACGCGCTGCACGCCACCCGCGCCGCCGTCGAAGAGGGCGTGGTGCCGGGCGGTGGAGTGGCTCTGGTGCGGTGTCTGCCGGCCCTTGAGAAGATGAAGCTCGAGGGCGATGAGCAGATTGGTGCCAATATCGTCAAGCGGGCACTCGAGGAACCGATTCGGACCCTGGCTGAGAATGCCGGTGTGGATGGCTCGATCGTGTTCGAGAAGGTCAAGGGCGAGAAAGCGAACGTGGGCTTCAACTGCGAGACGATGGAGTACGAAGACATGTTCGCCTCCGGCGTCATTGACCCGACCAAGGTGACGCGCGTCGCACTGCAGAACGCCGCGTCAGTTGCGGGCCTGATGCTCACGACCGAGTGCGCCATTACCGAAGTCCCGGAGAAGGAGAAGACTCCTCCGACCCCAGGTGGCGGTTACGGCGGAGACTACTAACAGACCGAGAGCAGTGGTTGAGGGTTCCAGGGTTCAAAGGTTCGAGTAGCCGCCAGTCTGACGCTTGAACCCGGGGGCCCTGGAACCCTCGAACCTTTTGAGCGATGCCGACCTACGAGTACGAGTGCAGAAAGTGCGGGCACCGGTTCGAGGTGTTCCAGCGCATCGTGGACCCACCAGTCCGGAAATGTCCGAAGTGCAAGCGAAATGGCTCAGTCGAACAGATAATCTTGGGCGGCAGTGGTCTGATATTCAAAGGTTCCGGGTTCTACATCACTGACTACGCTCGTAAGTCCGGTCCTGATTCCAAGGGTTCGGAGCCAGGGGGCAAGACAGATAAGCCCGGTTCGGCCGAGTCTGAGAAGAAGTCCGGCGGGTCCACAGAGCCCAAATAGACGCGGGACAGCAGGCAGGCTGTCAACCTGTACTTAGCTCCATCAGGTAGTCAGCTTTTTCAAGCCCGACCAGGCCTGAGTCCTTTCTGACGAACGGCCTCTTTTCGGGTAGATTATTTCTGACGAAAATCGCGGGGTTGACTTGAAGCAATGCCGGAATACACTGTCTGCGCACACAAGGCAGTCGTAAGTCGGCCGGCATCGGAAACGTTGAGCTGACGGCTGACAACTTAGCAATGGACGCTTCAGAATTTGATTCACTCATCACCAGCCGCCAGTTCCTGAACGAGCTTCAGGAAGGCATCTGGGTCGCGAATGCAGACGGGAACGTGGTCTGGGCGAACCAGGCCTTAGCTGCGTTCTGTGGTTATGCTAGTCCCGAAGAACTTGCTGGGAAGTCCTGGCGTGAACTGCTACCACCGACCGAGGTGGTTCGGTTCGGTAAGCTGAAACCGGAAGAAGACGTTTGGACGCTGCGGGACTCCGCAATCTTGCGCCGCGGCAATCGAACCACTCCGGCAAGTATTGTTGTTACCCGCAAGCTTGCTGCCGGACGCACCTGGTACGTTGGTACAGTGTTGCCCGCTCTTGCAATCGCCCCTGCGGTACCAACGGCAGATGCTGCCAGCCGGGAGGCGATGGACAGTGCAATAGACGGCATCTGCATCATTGAGAACGGCCGCATCACTTATGCAAATCGTCGCTTTGAGGAGTTGACTGGATATAGCTCAGCCCAGCTCGGACGGATGAGCCTGGACCGCTTGGTAGCACCAGCCAGCCGGAATGCGCTTGTTCAGATAATGACCGAACCGGGCAAGATGTTAGCGCCGGTGCATCACGAGGTTTGGGTCGTAAACCGTTCTGGTCGCCAGTTGGACTGTGAGCTTCGGATTGTACCCATCAGCGTCGGAGGGTCGACCGCACTGTTATGCTTTCTGCGCGACATATCCCAGTTGCGGCGGGCCGAGCGGGCGCAGAGCGATTTCATCGCGACGGTATCTCACGAGCTGCGCACTCCCCTAGCCACAACCAAGGAGGCAATCAGTCTTCTTTTCGAGACAGCGGGCAGTGCACTTGACCAGCGCCCCAGGCGCTATCTTGAAATTGCCCGCGAGGAGATGGACCGACTGAACCGGATGGTGACGAACTTGATTGAGTCCTCACGGATGGATGTGGGCAAGGTGACTTTGCGAGTCGAGCCGGTTGCGCTTGCCGAGGTGTTGGACCAGTCGCTGGCAAGCCTGTCCTTGCTGCTGACGAAGCGCGGTCTGCGGGTTGATAAGGATATTCCGGCAAAGTTGCCTTTGGTGCTGGCCGACCGCGACCGGCTGTTGCAGGTATTCAACAACCTCCTGGATAACGCCATCAAGTACTCGCCCCAGGGCGGCGTAGTCAAGGTAATGGCCCGGGTAGTTGAGCCAGAGACGGTGGCATCATCCGAAAATGGACTACTCCCCGATACGAAGTACGTCCAGGTTGACGTGTCGGATTCAGGACCTGGTATTCCGGCCGAGTTCCTGGACCGAATATTCGGCCGGTTCGAGCGTGTGGACCCGCACGGCCCAGGCATCGGACTGGGACTGAGCATTGTGCGGTCAATAATTCAGATGCACCATGGCAAGGTTTGGGCCAAGTCAAGCTTCGGCGAGGGCGCCACATTCAGTTTCCTCTTGCCGGCAAAGGAGGACCATGGCTGATAAGAAGCGCATCCTTGTTGTCGAGGACGAACCCAACATGCGCGAGCTGGTCCAGGCTCGGCTCGAAAATGCTGGGTACGAGGTGGAGACTGCGGCCGATGGATACGCGGGTCTGGCAAAATATCGCGCCCTGAAGCCCGACCTTGTCATCCTCGACCTGATGCTGCCCAAGTTGGACGGCTACACCATCTGCCGGATGATAAAGTCGGACATGACCTACCAAGCACCGGTAATTCTGTTCTCGGCCCGGTCTGCACCAGACGACGCACGCCGGGGGCTTGAACTTGGTGCAGACGCATTTGTCGGCAAGCCGTTCGAACAGACCCTGCTCCTGGCCAAAGTTCAGGAATTGCTCGGGTCGAATCCTGAGGCACCCCAGCAGGTTCAGGCTCAACCGGTGGCTGGTAGTCCAACCACGGAACCGGGATTGGCACAAGCTCCGGCAACTGGTCAGAAGGAGCCGACCGTTCAGGCACAGACACCGATACCTGAGCCGACTCAGGTTCAGACCCCAGTGCCCGCACAAGGGCAAGCTCCTAGTCAGCCGCAGACTCAAGCAACGCAGCAGTCCCAGTCAATAGAACGAGAGCAGGTTCGGTCACCTCAAGCCCCTGCCGCAGAACCTCAGACCCCGCCTCTTGAACCCCGGGTTCTGACCCCTGAATCCAGACCCCCGACCCCTGAACCTGAGCCAACGAAACCCGCTGAGGCTGCGAAATCTGAGCCTGAATCCAGGTTCCTTACTGAGGAAGAACAGGCTGCTCGGGTAAGACCGCCTGCGTCTGAGGAAAAACAACCTGCGGCCGAACCTGAAAAACCGGCGAAGGAACCAAAAAAGAAGGTCGGGTTCTTCCAGCGCCTGTTCCGCAAGCTCTGACCTGGTCCAGCCGGACGTACCGGATGGCCGCGAAAGCACGAAAGTCACAAAAAGAATGTTATTCCGAGATGTTCCGACGAATCTCACCTGCGAAATGGCAGGAGACCATTGTCAGGCTCTCGCTGGTTGAGGACATCGGCGCCGGCGATATCACGTCCCAGCTCACGATACCGGCCGGGCTACAGGCACGTGGCATGATCGTGTGCCACGCTGATGGCGTGCTCGCCGGCATCGAAGTCTGCGGCAAGGTTTTCAGGACAGTGGACCGGTATCTGCAATTCCGGCCGCTTGTTACCGACGGTAAGAAGATTCGAGACGGTACGAGAGTTGCGCTCGTTTCCGGCGCGTGCCGCTCAATCCTTGCGGCCGAGCGCACTGCGTTGAATTTCCTGTGTCGTCTCTCCGGCATTGCTACGCTGACGGCAAGGTATGTCAAGGCCGTTGCAGGAACCAGGGCGAGAATACTCGACACAAGGAAGACCACGCCTGGGTGGCGGGCGTTGGAGAAGTATGCAGTCCGATGCGGTGGCGGGTACAATCACCGTATGGGTCTGTACGACATGGTTCTCATCAAGGATAACCATGTCGCTGCAGTTGGCTCGCTGGCCGAGGCCCTGCGTCGGACACAAAGGTCCCAGTTTCCTGTCGAAGTTGAAGTCAAGACACTTGCCCAGCTCCGCGAAGCACTTCAGGCCGGTGCAAGACTTGTCATGCTCGACAACATGAACCTGGCTCAGATGCGCCGGGCCGTGGAGCTTGCTCGCGGCCGAGCGAAGCTTGAAGCATCTGGTGGCATGACACTGAAGCGGGTACGGCGGGTAGCCCGTACCGGTGTTGATTACATCTCAGTTGGTGCGCTTACCCACTCTGCGCCGGCACTCGACCTCTCGCTCGAACTAACGGTCTGATTAGACCAGATTTGGCATAAGGTCAGGAAGAAAAGGGATGCCGCAGACCGGTTGGGACGATGGCCAGAACGGAAGAACGATTGTCGTTCCGTCTTCTGCGCTTGCTTTCTTTTCTCTCTGGCGCTATGTTCATGCAAAGAGTGGTGGTGGAGATGCGCAGGTCAATACCAGTCGTCCTCCTGACACTGGCTCTTGCTGGAATTGCCGCTGCCGGCTGGCTGCCTGAAGAACGTCTGACCGCTAGGTCGGACACGGCCGACTACACGAGCCAGAACAACGTCCGCTGCGTGGCGGCTGATCGGGAAGGAAACATCCACGTTGTCTGGTACGGCAGATCAGAAACGGTGAGCCAAGTGTGGTACACCTGCTGGGATGCGCGGGCCGGAATTTGGTCACAGGACACAGTCATTTCGGCCGAGCCGGATGGTGCGTGCTATTCCGCAGTCGCCGTGGACGATTCCGGCAACGTCCATGTTGTGTGGCAAGTCGGTACGGTATCGAACGGTACGGCACTTCGCTACCGTAAGCGTGACGGCGTAACTCGGCAATGGGGGCAGGCCGAGACAATTGTTACCGGCGTCCATGTGGAAAGACCCTCCGTCGCGGCTGGGTGTCCAGATTCAATTGCGGCAGCATGGGAGCAGCAAGCACCTGAAGCGCACAATAATGTATTCGCGGCAGTTCGACGAGCCGATGGCTGGTCAGAACCAGCACTTATCAGCGAACCGTGCTCATACGTACAGGGTTCTGCTTCTGTCGGCACTGACACCGGTGGTGGTTTCTGTGTCCTGTGGCGCCGGTCGCCTGACTTCGTACTGTGCAGACGGCGCGTTCGTGCTGTTTGGTTGGAAATTGACACCGTTTTTCAGGGTTCATGTACCGGGCCGTGCGTTTGGGTGGAGAAGAATGGCGTCACACACGCAATATGGACTGCGCAGTCATCCGGTCGCGACGTGCACGTGTATCGTCAACGGCGGGAGGACATATGGAGCGACACCGTTGCCTTGCCGCTAGCTTCGAACCGCCAGGAGCCGGCTTCACTGTGTGCGGACAAGTACGGACAACTTCACGCTGTCTGGGTATCGAGAGACACGCTCTACTACACTACGTCCGACAGCAGCGGCGAGAACTGGTCAACGCCCGTGGCGATTGCGTTTGGTCCATACAGTCGCACAAACCCGAGCATCAACGCTGGCTCAGGTACTGACCTGCAGGTTGTCTGGACTGATAATCGCAACACGCCCTACCTTTACCCGGACATCTACTGTCGCAGGAAATGTCTGCTTCGAGACATCGAGGTCAAACGTATTGTCAGTCCAAACGGGATCGTTGATTCCGGGGCAGCCGTCGTTCCAGCGGCGTGGATGGCAAATCTGGGAGAAACGACCGAAGTGGATGTGCGGGCGTGGTTCAGAGTCGGCGCGAGCGCCAGTTCACGGTTGGTTGATCAACTATTGCCCAGCGATTCGGTTCTCGTTGTGTTTGACACCTGCGTCGCTGCGGTACCTGGCTGGGTTCCTTTATGCTGCTCCACGGCACTCGCAGGTGACATGAACCGCTCAAACAATGTCGTGCGAGACACCTTCTTCGTTCGTTTGAGGGACTTGGCGCTAGATACGATTGTCAGCCCAGCCGGTATATTACCACTTGATACAGTCCGGCCGTGTGTTACGGTCAGGAACAGGGGAAACATTCCAGACACAGCTGTATTGAGTTTCTGCATCCGTCAGGGTGATACTATGTGCTATTCCGATTCGCTGCTGAGGACGTTTCTGCCGGGCGGTACTGCCACCGCGGCTTTCAAGCCGTGGTTCGGTACGCCGGGTGTGTACACAGCCAGGTGCACCCTAGCTTGCATCGGTGATATCCATCCGGAGAACGATTATCGTTCAGTCGGGTTTGAGTTGTACTGGCGGGACATTGGCGTAGAGAGCGTTGTCTGGCCGCCGGCCGAGCTCGATTCAGGCGCGAGTGGACAGCCGGCCATGGTTGTACGCAACCGCGGCAGCACAGTGGGTGGTTTCAAGGCGTTCGTCGCAATCGGCGCCGATTACTTGGACAGCCTGTCCGTTGGCGTACTGGCTCCTGGACAGGACACTACGCTGGAGTTCAGAACGTGGACAGCCCTGGGCCGTGGTTTCCAGCCGGTGGCTTGCTCGGTCTGGTGTGGCGGGGATATGAACCCGGCCAACAATGTCCGACGGAGTGATGTATTCGTGCGCGTCCGGGATGTTGCGGCCGAGCGGATTCTGAGCCCTTCGGGTACATCTAGGGCAGATACGGTAGTGCCGAAAGCACTGGTGCGGAACCGTGGAAACTCGCCGGCAGAATTCTACTCGGTATTCTGCATTGAGTCAGAAAGTGCCGATGTTGTCTATGGGGATACGGTTGAGCTGAGGCTAGACCCAGGACACGACAGCGTTGTTGGCTTCAAGTTGTGGTCAGGCGATGTCGGTCGGTATCGTGCCGCGTGCAAGACTGTCCTCGCGGGCGATATGCAACCCGAGAATGATACAGCAAGCACTTGGTTCACGCTGTACCGCCTTGATGTTCAGGTCGTCGGCCTGCACAGTCCGCCTGTGATTCTTGACTCAGGTTGGTTTGGCCAGCCCGCTGTCCGTCTGCAGAATGCAAGTCCTGTTGCGGCTAGCTGCGTGTGCAGCCTGTACATCGGGCCGTACTACGGCCGGTGTGACACTGTCGAGCATATGCTTCCCGGAGAACTGCGGGAAGTGTCATTTGCTGAGGCATACTACGCGCTTCAGCGCGGCTGGCAGCCGGTGTTGTGCTCCATTCTTGGTGTCGCCGAATCACGACAAGAAACTAGAATAGTTCACAACCTGCATCCAGCATGTCACCTTGAAGTCAGGCGAAGGGTCTCGCCTCACCTTCGACCCAGTCAGACGAGATTCTTGCCAGAGCGTTCGAATGATAAGGTCCATAACGGTTCACATGTCCTTGACTATCTGTTTCCATTAGGTCTTTGCGACAGTGTGTTTGTCAGGGTAAGGGACGCGAGCACGGATTCGATACTCGTGCCGGCCGGGAACGTCGGCAGAGGAGAGATGTGGCCGCAGACGCGGGTGGTGAACCGTGGCAATGTGCCGGGCGAGACGCGTTGTTGGTTCACAATCGGTGATAGCACCGGAACGCTGTATTGTGACTCGGCATCCATTACGATGGCGCCCGAGAAGGAGACGGTTGTTGTTTTTTCTGCATGGCAGGTTCCAAGCGGCCGATACTGGGCACAGTCATGGGTTGTTCTGGACAGTGATGCAGTTCGGGCTAACGACACCGCTCGTGCTGAGTTCCGGGTGTTGCGAATGGACGCTGCGGTGCAGAGAATCGAGCAGCCGACTGGCAGGATTGTGCCCGGAGGGGTCACGCCAGAGGTTGTCATCGAGAATCTAGGCGAGGCCGATGCGGTTGCGACTGTCTCAGTTGCAATTGGCGATACCACACCCATTTATCGGGACACGGTAAAGTCTATCTGTGTACCGCGAGGGGCGAGGGTTGTCGCCACCTTCCGTGAGTGGCAGGCCGCGGTAGGTAGTTACCGCGTGTTCAGCCGGGTCGTGGTCACAGGTGATGAGAATCCGGTGAATGATACCGCGTCGGCAGCATTTTCGGTTGAATCGATCGTAAGCCGGCGCTGGACCCGTCTTGCAGATGTTCCTGCCGGTGCAGCAAACAGGTCCATCAAGGATGGAGGAGGCATCACTGCGCTTCCGGACGGCCTTTTCTGCCTCAAGGGCGGGAACTCGGATGAGACCTATCGCTACTTTCTGAACGGAGATTCCTGGGTTGCATGTGCAGCAGTGCCGTGTGACTCTTTTGGTCGCAAGGTGAAATCAGGCGCTGCGCTGTGCGCAGACGCGGCGGGTCACGTGTTCGCACTAAGAGGCGGCAGAAACCGTGACTTTCTGATGTACGACGTTGCCAAGGACTCCTGGTGTCGTCTTCCTGACCTGCCGGCTGGAACCAGGCTTGTCAAGTACGGTTCCGGACTTGCGTTTATCGCTGGCGACACCGGCCGCGTGTTCTTTGTCAAGGGTAGCGGTACGCTAGATTTTCTTGTGTACTGGGTCGAGCCTAGACA from candidate division WOR-3 bacterium encodes the following:
- a CDS encoding ATP-binding protein translates to MDASEFDSLITSRQFLNELQEGIWVANADGNVVWANQALAAFCGYASPEELAGKSWRELLPPTEVVRFGKLKPEEDVWTLRDSAILRRGNRTTPASIVVTRKLAAGRTWYVGTVLPALAIAPAVPTADAASREAMDSAIDGICIIENGRITYANRRFEELTGYSSAQLGRMSLDRLVAPASRNALVQIMTEPGKMLAPVHHEVWVVNRSGRQLDCELRIVPISVGGSTALLCFLRDISQLRRAERAQSDFIATVSHELRTPLATTKEAISLLFETAGSALDQRPRRYLEIAREEMDRLNRMVTNLIESSRMDVGKVTLRVEPVALAEVLDQSLASLSLLLTKRGLRVDKDIPAKLPLVLADRDRLLQVFNNLLDNAIKYSPQGGVVKVMARVVEPETVASSENGLLPDTKYVQVDVSDSGPGIPAEFLDRIFGRFERVDPHGPGIGLGLSIVRSIIQMHHGKVWAKSSFGEGATFSFLLPAKEDHG
- the groES gene encoding co-chaperone GroES, translating into MKVKPLQDRILVERVEEEVKKGGIIIPDTAKEKPQKGKVIAVGPGRIDDNGKRIPMDVQKGDYILFGKYSGNEIRIDDKEYLIMREEDVLAIVEKEK
- the groL gene encoding chaperonin GroEL (60 kDa chaperone family; promotes refolding of misfolded polypeptides especially under stressful conditions; forms two stacked rings of heptamers to form a barrel-shaped 14mer; ends can be capped by GroES; misfolded proteins enter the barrel where they are refolded when GroES binds), giving the protein MPAKDLKFEDEARRAILRGVEKLAHAVKVTLGPKGHNVVIDKKWGAPTVTKDGVTVAKEVELEDKFENMGAQMIKEVASKTSDVAGDGTTTATILAEAIYREGLKNVTAGANSMALKRGIDKAVDAAVAELKKMSKKTTGRDEIMQVAAISANNDKEIGKLIADAMEKVGKEGVITVEEAKAMETTLEVVEGMQFDRGYQSPYFALEPGTTTPQNQKMEAILEDALVLLYEKKITSMRDLLPVLEKVAQKGRPILVVAEEVEGEALAGLVVNHIKGTLRCCAVKAPGYGDRRRAMLEDIAVLTGGKLISEDLGIKLENVQISDMGVAKRVVVDKENTTIVEGAGKKADITARIEQIRRQIEETKSDYDREKLQERLAKLAGGVAVINVGAATEVEMKQKKALVEDALHATRAAVEEGVVPGGGVALVRCLPALEKMKLEGDEQIGANIVKRALEEPIRTLAENAGVDGSIVFEKVKGEKANVGFNCETMEYEDMFASGVIDPTKVTRVALQNAASVAGLMLTTECAITEVPEKEKTPPTPGGGYGGDY
- a CDS encoding response regulator is translated as MADKKRILVVEDEPNMRELVQARLENAGYEVETAADGYAGLAKYRALKPDLVILDLMLPKLDGYTICRMIKSDMTYQAPVILFSARSAPDDARRGLELGADAFVGKPFEQTLLLAKVQELLGSNPEAPQQVQAQPVAGSPTTEPGLAQAPATGQKEPTVQAQTPIPEPTQVQTPVPAQGQAPSQPQTQATQQSQSIEREQVRSPQAPAAEPQTPPLEPRVLTPESRPPTPEPEPTKPAEAAKSEPESRFLTEEEQAARVRPPASEEKQPAAEPEKPAKEPKKKVGFFQRLFRKL
- a CDS encoding FmdB family zinc ribbon protein, which translates into the protein MPTYEYECRKCGHRFEVFQRIVDPPVRKCPKCKRNGSVEQIILGGSGLIFKGSGFYITDYARKSGPDSKGSEPGGKTDKPGSAESEKKSGGSTEPK
- the nadC gene encoding carboxylating nicotinate-nucleotide diphosphorylase is translated as MFRRISPAKWQETIVRLSLVEDIGAGDITSQLTIPAGLQARGMIVCHADGVLAGIEVCGKVFRTVDRYLQFRPLVTDGKKIRDGTRVALVSGACRSILAAERTALNFLCRLSGIATLTARYVKAVAGTRARILDTRKTTPGWRALEKYAVRCGGGYNHRMGLYDMVLIKDNHVAAVGSLAEALRRTQRSQFPVEVEVKTLAQLREALQAGARLVMLDNMNLAQMRRAVELARGRAKLEASGGMTLKRVRRVARTGVDYISVGALTHSAPALDLSLELTV